In Citrus sinensis cultivar Valencia sweet orange chromosome 2, DVS_A1.0, whole genome shotgun sequence, a single genomic region encodes these proteins:
- the LOC102630391 gene encoding uncharacterized protein LOC102630391 isoform X3: MMERRRSNLSDDPSNSQNHNMKKPESNKKYANKDVMPRCELWTDGLICAFEFIRGRKRSVTSKSDSRTLSDSENSKKKVPAEGLGEASPESDRNKLLDSLLLDELRGGQSFPLGDSRHNRLSQSSQFNAAARFEGSHWVPIGWARISELVQTVQVDGEWASQQLELIDDEDDITVADLAAPYWERPAGPVWWCHMLAGHPSVEAWLSGAQWLHPAVSLALRDESRLISERMKYLLYEVPVRVAGGLLFELLGQSAGDPFVDEDDIPIVLRSWQAQNFLITALHVKGPVSSNNVLGITEVQELLFVGGYNVPRTVHEVIAHLACRLSRWDDRLFRKTIFGAADEIELKFVNRRNLEDMNLFAIILNQEIRRLSRQVIRVKWSLHAREEIVFELYQHLRGNVARTLLEGIRKNAREMIEEQEAVRGRLFTIQDVMQSTVRAWLQKPSSNP; this comes from the exons ATG ATGGAACGTAGGAGGAGTAACTTGAGTGATGACCCCTCGAATTCTCAAAACCATAATATGAAGAAACCTGaaagtaacaaaaaatatgcTAACAAAGATGTCATGCCCCGGTGTGAACTTTGGACTGACGGGCTTATTTGTGCTTTTGAATTCATTCGAGGCCGTAAAAGATCAGTAACCTCAAAATCTGATTCAAGGACTCTGTCTGATagtgaaaattcaaaaaagaaagttcCAGCAGAAGGACTAGGTGAGGCTTCTCCAGAATCGGATAGGAACAAGCTTCTGGATTCTCTattgcttgatgaattgagGGGCGGTCAGAGTTTTCCTTTGGGTGACAGTAGGCATAATCGTCTATCTCAATCAAGCCAATTTAATGCCGCAGCAAGGTTTGAGGGCAGTCATTGGGTACCTATTGGCTGGGCTAGAATTTCTGAACTTGTACAAACTGTGCAAGTTGATGGTGAATGGGCTTCACAGCAGTTAGAACTAATTGATGACGAAGATGACATTACGGTTGCAGATTTAGCTGCCCCATACTGGGAGCGACCAGCAGGGCCTGTATGGTGGTGCCATATGTTGGCAGGTCACCCTTCTGTTGAAGCATGGCTCAGTGGTGCTCAGTGGTTGCACCCTGCTGTCAGTTTAGCTTTGAGAGATGAAAGTCGACTGATAAGTGAGAGGATGAAATACCTTCTGTATGAG GTCCCAGTTAGGGTTGCTGGAGGGCTGCTATTTGAGCTTCTGGGACAATCAGCTGGTGATCCATTTGTTGATGAGGATGATATCCCAATTGTACTCCGGTCTTGGCAAGCACAAAACTTTCTTATAACTGCTTTGCATGTAAAAGGACCTGTGTCAAGCAATAATGTTCTCGGTATCACAGAAGTTCAG GAGCTTCTTTTCGTTGGAGGCTATAATGTACCAAGGACAGTGCATGAAGTCATTGCACATCTAGCTTGCCGTCTTTCTCGATGGGATGATAG ATTGTTTCGTAAGACTATATTTGGTGCTGCGGATGAGATTGAATTGAAGTTTGTGAACag GAGAAACCTTGAAGATATGAATCTTTTTGCCATCATTTTGAACCAAGAAATCAGAAGGCTATCAAGACAG GTCATCAGAGTGAAATGGTCGCTCCATGCAAGAGAGGAAATTGTGTTTGAACTTTATCAGCATTTGAGAGGAAATGTAGCTAGAACCTTGTTGGAAGGGATAAGGAAGAATGCAAGGGAAATGATTGAGGAGCAAGAAGCAGTTCGTGGCCGCTTATTTACAATTCAAGATGTTATGCAAAGCACTGTTCGTGCATGGTTGCAG AAGCCTTCGAGTAACCCATAA
- the LOC102630391 gene encoding uncharacterized protein LOC102630391 isoform X1, whose protein sequence is MMERRRSNLSDDPSNSQNHNMKKPESNKKYANKDVMPRCELWTDGLICAFEFIRGRKRSVTSKSDSRTLSDSENSKKKVPAEGLGEASPESDRNKLLDSLLLDELRGGQSFPLGDSRHNRLSQSSQFNAAARFEGSHWVPIGWARISELVQTVQVDGEWASQQLELIDDEDDITVADLAAPYWERPAGPVWWCHMLAGHPSVEAWLSGAQWLHPAVSLALRDESRLISERMKYLLYEVPVRVAGGLLFELLGQSAGDPFVDEDDIPIVLRSWQAQNFLITALHVKGPVSSNNVLGITEVQELLFVGGYNVPRTVHEVIAHLACRLSRWDDRLFRKTIFGAADEIELKFVNRRNLEDMNLFAIILNQEIRRLSRQVIRVKWSLHAREEIVFELYQHLRGNVARTLLEGIRKNAREMIEEQEAVRGRLFTIQDVMQSTVRAWLQDRSLRVTHNLAVFGGCGVVLTVITGLFGINVDGIPGADNTPYAFGLFTAILSFIGVVLIAVGLLYLGLKKPITEEQVEVRKLELQELVKKFQHEAETHAQVRKNVRNNLTPTAGDIISDADYILIQ, encoded by the exons ATG ATGGAACGTAGGAGGAGTAACTTGAGTGATGACCCCTCGAATTCTCAAAACCATAATATGAAGAAACCTGaaagtaacaaaaaatatgcTAACAAAGATGTCATGCCCCGGTGTGAACTTTGGACTGACGGGCTTATTTGTGCTTTTGAATTCATTCGAGGCCGTAAAAGATCAGTAACCTCAAAATCTGATTCAAGGACTCTGTCTGATagtgaaaattcaaaaaagaaagttcCAGCAGAAGGACTAGGTGAGGCTTCTCCAGAATCGGATAGGAACAAGCTTCTGGATTCTCTattgcttgatgaattgagGGGCGGTCAGAGTTTTCCTTTGGGTGACAGTAGGCATAATCGTCTATCTCAATCAAGCCAATTTAATGCCGCAGCAAGGTTTGAGGGCAGTCATTGGGTACCTATTGGCTGGGCTAGAATTTCTGAACTTGTACAAACTGTGCAAGTTGATGGTGAATGGGCTTCACAGCAGTTAGAACTAATTGATGACGAAGATGACATTACGGTTGCAGATTTAGCTGCCCCATACTGGGAGCGACCAGCAGGGCCTGTATGGTGGTGCCATATGTTGGCAGGTCACCCTTCTGTTGAAGCATGGCTCAGTGGTGCTCAGTGGTTGCACCCTGCTGTCAGTTTAGCTTTGAGAGATGAAAGTCGACTGATAAGTGAGAGGATGAAATACCTTCTGTATGAG GTCCCAGTTAGGGTTGCTGGAGGGCTGCTATTTGAGCTTCTGGGACAATCAGCTGGTGATCCATTTGTTGATGAGGATGATATCCCAATTGTACTCCGGTCTTGGCAAGCACAAAACTTTCTTATAACTGCTTTGCATGTAAAAGGACCTGTGTCAAGCAATAATGTTCTCGGTATCACAGAAGTTCAG GAGCTTCTTTTCGTTGGAGGCTATAATGTACCAAGGACAGTGCATGAAGTCATTGCACATCTAGCTTGCCGTCTTTCTCGATGGGATGATAG ATTGTTTCGTAAGACTATATTTGGTGCTGCGGATGAGATTGAATTGAAGTTTGTGAACag GAGAAACCTTGAAGATATGAATCTTTTTGCCATCATTTTGAACCAAGAAATCAGAAGGCTATCAAGACAG GTCATCAGAGTGAAATGGTCGCTCCATGCAAGAGAGGAAATTGTGTTTGAACTTTATCAGCATTTGAGAGGAAATGTAGCTAGAACCTTGTTGGAAGGGATAAGGAAGAATGCAAGGGAAATGATTGAGGAGCAAGAAGCAGTTCGTGGCCGCTTATTTACAATTCAAGATGTTATGCAAAGCACTGTTCGTGCATGGTTGCAG GACAGAAGCCTTCGAGTAACCCATAATTTGGCTGTTTTCGGAGGCTGTGGTGTTGTCCTTACTGTTATCACCGGCCTTTTTGGTATCAATGTTGATGGAATCCCTGGAGCAGATAATACACCATATGCATTTGGATTGTTTACAGCCATTCTGTCCTTCATAGGAGTTGTTCTAATTGCGGTTGGCCTGCTTTACCTTGGCTTGAAGAAACCCATCACCGAAGAGCAGGTTGAAGTGAGGAAGCTGGAGCTGCAAGAGTTAGTGAAGAAGTTTCAGCATGAGGCAGAGACTCATGCCCAGGTTCGTAAAAACGTCCGGAATAACTTGACCCCAACTGCTGGAGATATAATTTCTGATGCAGATTACATTCTCATACAGtga
- the LOC102630090 gene encoding coatomer subunit zeta-1, with protein sequence MDTCPSIKNILLLDSEGKRVAVKYYSNDWPTNSAKEAFEKAVFTKTQKTNARTEAEIAMLEGNVIVYKFVQDLHFFVTGGEDENELILATVLQGFFDAVGLLLRGNVDKKEALENLDLILLCLDEIVDGGIILETDANVIAGKVASHSVDVGAPLSEQTISQALATAREHLTRSLLK encoded by the exons ATG GATACTTGTCCGTCCATAAAGAATATCCTTCTCCTGGATTCTGAAGGGAAACGTGTAGCAGTCAAGTATTATTCAAATGACTGGCCAACCAACAGTGCAAAGGAAGCTTTTGAGAAAGCTGTGTTTACCAAGACCCAGAAAACAAATGCACGGACCGAAG CGGAGATAGCTATGCTTGAGGGCAACGTTATTGTTTACAAGTTTGTTCAAGACCTTCACTTTTTTGTCACTGGGGGTGAAGATGAAAATGAGCTGATCTTAGCCACAGTTCTTCAGGGATTTTTTGATGCAGTTGGTCTTCTTCTTAG AGGCAATGTGGACAAGAAGGAGGCTCTTGAGAACTTGGATCTTATCTTGTTGTGccttgatgaaattgttgatggAGG TATCATTCTGGAAACTGATGCAAATGTCATTGCTGGAAAGGTTGCAAGCCATAGTGTGGATGTCGGAGCTCCTTTGTCTGAGCAG ACAATTAGTCAAGCATTGGCTACTGCCCGTGAACATTTAACAAGATCCCTTCTTAAGTGA
- the LOC102629797 gene encoding pterin-4-alpha-carbinolamine dehydratase 2, mitochondrial isoform X1, whose translation MNRLFNPHLLSLSRPQVPLRSVFESLFARNGRSNIRVTEIFQNRVGLFLSRNSLYGFRTFCTGQDLTTKKCVPCDTKDLRPMAEDSAKHLMPKVVGWDLVNENGILKLNRSLKVKSFTKGLELFKLVADVAEAEGHHPDLHLVGWNNVQIEICTHAVGGLTENDFILAAKINRLDIHHLLRRKISA comes from the exons ATGAATCGGTTGTTTAATCCTCATctcctttctctctctaggCCTCAG GTACCTCTACGATCAGTATTTGAAAGCCTGTTTGCTCGTAATGGACG CTCCAATATTCGAGTGACTGAGATATTTCAGAATCGTGTGGGATTGTTTCTATCTAGGAACTCACTGTATGGGTTTAGAACCTTTTGCACTGGCCAAG ATTTGACGACTAAAAAGTGTGTGCCATGTGACACAAAGGACTTACGTCCCATGGCCGAAGATAGTGCTAAGCACTTAATGCCCAAG GTAGTAGGGTGGGATTTGGTGAATGAAAATGGTATCTTGAAGCTGAACCGATCCTTGAAAGTGAAGAGTTTCACCAAAGGTTTGGAGTTATTTAAGCTTGTAGCAGATGTTGCTGAAGCAGAAG GTCATCATCCAGACCTTCATCTTGTCGGATGGAACAATGTACAAATTGAGATATGTACGCATGCAGTTG GTGGACTGACTGAAAATGACTTCATACTTGCTGCTAAGATCAATAGGCTTGATATTCACCACCTACTGAGGAGAAAGATTTCTGCTTGA
- the LOC102630391 gene encoding uncharacterized protein LOC102630391 isoform X2, with protein sequence MMERRRSNLSDDPSNSQNHNMKKPESNKKYANKDVMPRCELWTDGLICAFEFIRGRKRSVTSKSDSRTLSDSENSKKKVPAEGLGEASPESDRNKLLDSLLLDELRGGQSFPLGDSRHNRLSQSSQFNAAARFEGSHWVPIGWARISELVQTVQVDGEWASQQLELIDDEDDITVADLAAPYWERPAGPVWWCHMLAGHPSVEAWLSGAQWLHPAVSLALRDESRLISERMKYLLYEVPVRVAGGLLFELLGQSAGDPFVDEDDIPIVLRSWQAQNFLITALHVKGPVSSNNVLGITEVQELLFVGGYNVPRTVHEVIAHLACRLSRWDDRLFRKTIFGAADEIELKFVNRNLEDMNLFAIILNQEIRRLSRQVIRVKWSLHAREEIVFELYQHLRGNVARTLLEGIRKNAREMIEEQEAVRGRLFTIQDVMQSTVRAWLQDRSLRVTHNLAVFGGCGVVLTVITGLFGINVDGIPGADNTPYAFGLFTAILSFIGVVLIAVGLLYLGLKKPITEEQVEVRKLELQELVKKFQHEAETHAQVRKNVRNNLTPTAGDIISDADYILIQ encoded by the exons ATG ATGGAACGTAGGAGGAGTAACTTGAGTGATGACCCCTCGAATTCTCAAAACCATAATATGAAGAAACCTGaaagtaacaaaaaatatgcTAACAAAGATGTCATGCCCCGGTGTGAACTTTGGACTGACGGGCTTATTTGTGCTTTTGAATTCATTCGAGGCCGTAAAAGATCAGTAACCTCAAAATCTGATTCAAGGACTCTGTCTGATagtgaaaattcaaaaaagaaagttcCAGCAGAAGGACTAGGTGAGGCTTCTCCAGAATCGGATAGGAACAAGCTTCTGGATTCTCTattgcttgatgaattgagGGGCGGTCAGAGTTTTCCTTTGGGTGACAGTAGGCATAATCGTCTATCTCAATCAAGCCAATTTAATGCCGCAGCAAGGTTTGAGGGCAGTCATTGGGTACCTATTGGCTGGGCTAGAATTTCTGAACTTGTACAAACTGTGCAAGTTGATGGTGAATGGGCTTCACAGCAGTTAGAACTAATTGATGACGAAGATGACATTACGGTTGCAGATTTAGCTGCCCCATACTGGGAGCGACCAGCAGGGCCTGTATGGTGGTGCCATATGTTGGCAGGTCACCCTTCTGTTGAAGCATGGCTCAGTGGTGCTCAGTGGTTGCACCCTGCTGTCAGTTTAGCTTTGAGAGATGAAAGTCGACTGATAAGTGAGAGGATGAAATACCTTCTGTATGAG GTCCCAGTTAGGGTTGCTGGAGGGCTGCTATTTGAGCTTCTGGGACAATCAGCTGGTGATCCATTTGTTGATGAGGATGATATCCCAATTGTACTCCGGTCTTGGCAAGCACAAAACTTTCTTATAACTGCTTTGCATGTAAAAGGACCTGTGTCAAGCAATAATGTTCTCGGTATCACAGAAGTTCAG GAGCTTCTTTTCGTTGGAGGCTATAATGTACCAAGGACAGTGCATGAAGTCATTGCACATCTAGCTTGCCGTCTTTCTCGATGGGATGATAG ATTGTTTCGTAAGACTATATTTGGTGCTGCGGATGAGATTGAATTGAAGTTTGTGAACag AAACCTTGAAGATATGAATCTTTTTGCCATCATTTTGAACCAAGAAATCAGAAGGCTATCAAGACAG GTCATCAGAGTGAAATGGTCGCTCCATGCAAGAGAGGAAATTGTGTTTGAACTTTATCAGCATTTGAGAGGAAATGTAGCTAGAACCTTGTTGGAAGGGATAAGGAAGAATGCAAGGGAAATGATTGAGGAGCAAGAAGCAGTTCGTGGCCGCTTATTTACAATTCAAGATGTTATGCAAAGCACTGTTCGTGCATGGTTGCAG GACAGAAGCCTTCGAGTAACCCATAATTTGGCTGTTTTCGGAGGCTGTGGTGTTGTCCTTACTGTTATCACCGGCCTTTTTGGTATCAATGTTGATGGAATCCCTGGAGCAGATAATACACCATATGCATTTGGATTGTTTACAGCCATTCTGTCCTTCATAGGAGTTGTTCTAATTGCGGTTGGCCTGCTTTACCTTGGCTTGAAGAAACCCATCACCGAAGAGCAGGTTGAAGTGAGGAAGCTGGAGCTGCAAGAGTTAGTGAAGAAGTTTCAGCATGAGGCAGAGACTCATGCCCAGGTTCGTAAAAACGTCCGGAATAACTTGACCCCAACTGCTGGAGATATAATTTCTGATGCAGATTACATTCTCATACAGtga
- the LOC102629797 gene encoding pterin-4-alpha-carbinolamine dehydratase 2, mitochondrial isoform X2 gives MNRLFNPHLLSLSRPQVPLRSVFESLFARNGRNSLYGFRTFCTGQDLTTKKCVPCDTKDLRPMAEDSAKHLMPKVVGWDLVNENGILKLNRSLKVKSFTKGLELFKLVADVAEAEGHHPDLHLVGWNNVQIEICTHAVGGLTENDFILAAKINRLDIHHLLRRKISA, from the exons ATGAATCGGTTGTTTAATCCTCATctcctttctctctctaggCCTCAG GTACCTCTACGATCAGTATTTGAAAGCCTGTTTGCTCGTAATGGACG GAACTCACTGTATGGGTTTAGAACCTTTTGCACTGGCCAAG ATTTGACGACTAAAAAGTGTGTGCCATGTGACACAAAGGACTTACGTCCCATGGCCGAAGATAGTGCTAAGCACTTAATGCCCAAG GTAGTAGGGTGGGATTTGGTGAATGAAAATGGTATCTTGAAGCTGAACCGATCCTTGAAAGTGAAGAGTTTCACCAAAGGTTTGGAGTTATTTAAGCTTGTAGCAGATGTTGCTGAAGCAGAAG GTCATCATCCAGACCTTCATCTTGTCGGATGGAACAATGTACAAATTGAGATATGTACGCATGCAGTTG GTGGACTGACTGAAAATGACTTCATACTTGCTGCTAAGATCAATAGGCTTGATATTCACCACCTACTGAGGAGAAAGATTTCTGCTTGA